The nucleotide sequence CAAGGATACGCAGCGTGATCGCCTCGATGTCGCACGAGAGGACCGTGATCCTCTCGACGCACAACCTCGAGGAGGCTCAGGAGCTCTGCTCGACGGTCACGATCATCCACCACGGCCGGCGTGTCTTCGAGGGGCCGCCGGGCGGGTCCTCGCCCGAGGGGCGGTACCTGCTCAGGGTGGATTCGGATGCGCCCTCCTGGAGAGGGTTGCCGCTCGAGCGCAGGCCGGACGGGTTCCTCCTCCTGGAGTCCGGCCTCCCCGCCGCCGAGACCCTGGCCGGGCTCGTCAGGGAAGGGATCCGGGTCACCGAGTTCAGGCCCGCGCTCGGATCGCTGACGGAGATCTTCATGGAGGTGGCGGGATCGTGAGCGCCGGCGCCGTCTTCGCGAGGGACTGGCTCCACTTCAGGAGCATCATGGGGAGGATCGGCTTCATCCGGTTCTTCGCGGTCTACTGCGTTCTCCTCGGGATCTTCGTCCCCACGAGGTTCGACGATCCCAGGGCCGCCCCGGTCGTTTTCGCCCTCATCCCCATGTACCTGGCAGGCCCGCTGGCAGTGGACGCGATAGCAGGCGAGCGCGACAGGAAGACGCTCGAAGCGCTTCTGCACACCCCCGTGTCCCCGTCGGCCCTCACCCTCGGCAAGCTGCTGTTCCCCGTAGCCGTGGCCATGGCCCTTTCCACGGCGGCCGTCGCGAGCAACGCGCTATACTCGATGGCGGCCTCGCGCCCGCTCGCAGGCCCGGCCGACCTGGGCGCAGCCCTCGCGATGGGCGTCCCCCTGTCGCTGCTCTTCTCGGCGCTCGGCCTCCACATATCCCTGGGGGCGAAGTCGTCGCGCAGCGGTCAGCAGTGGTACTCGATATCGCTGCTGGCGTTCACCATCGGGCTG is from Candidatus Fermentibacter sp. and encodes:
- a CDS encoding ABC transporter permease subunit; this translates as MSAGAVFARDWLHFRSIMGRIGFIRFFAVYCVLLGIFVPTRFDDPRAAPVVFALIPMYLAGPLAVDAIAGERDRKTLEALLHTPVSPSALTLGKLLFPVAVAMALSTAAVASNALYSMAASRPLAGPADLGAALAMGVPLSLLFSALGLHISLGAKSSRSGQQWYSISLLAFTIGLPLALRSLLPALDAGTAAALGRLFEGGVLSGGTALLFASMLTAALALACLAYRRFRRLWTMNSGSQP